Proteins encoded by one window of Arabidopsis thaliana chromosome 2, partial sequence:
- a CDS encoding NagB/RpiA/CoA transferase-like superfamily protein (NagB/RpiA/CoA transferase-like superfamily protein; FUNCTIONS IN: GTP binding, translation initiation factor activity; INVOLVED IN: cellular biosynthetic process, translational initiation, cellular metabolic process; LOCATED IN: eukaryotic translation initiation factor 2B complex; EXPRESSED IN: 23 plant structures; EXPRESSED DURING: 13 growth stages; CONTAINS InterPro DOMAIN/s: Putative translation initiation factor, aIF-2BI/5-methylthioribose-1-phosphate isomerase (InterPro:IPR005251), Initiation factor 2B related (InterPro:IPR000649), Initiation factor 2B alpha/beta/delta (InterPro:IPR011559); BEST Arabidopsis thaliana protein match is: NagB/RpiA/CoA transferase-like superfamily protein (TAIR:AT3G07300.2); Has 4970 Blast hits to 4968 proteins in 1028 species: Archae - 363; Bacteria - 1764; Metazoa - 514; Fungi - 399; Plants - 224; Viruses - 0; Other Eukaryotes - 1706 (source: NCBI BLink).), protein MSGEGDTTLKAICYKPGSLQLLDQRKLPLETIYLEIRDASDGWSAIQEMVVRGAPAIAIAAALSLAVEVFNFHGFDGSASDAVAFLENKLDYLVSSRPTAVNLADAALKLKHVIAKALATATEAKSIFKAYIEASEDMLEDDVVSNKAIGNFGLSLLRQQAKNPDKLSVLTHCNTGSLATAGYGTALGVIRALHTQGILERAYCTETRPFNQGSRLTAFELVHEKIPATLIADSAAAALMKDGRVDGVIVGADRVASNGDTANKIGTYSLALCAKHHGIPFYVAAPLTSVDLSLSSGKEIVIEERSPKELMHTHGGLGERIAAPGISVWNPAFDMTPAELIAGIITEKGVITKNGNDTFDISSFAKKITGNSSR, encoded by the exons ATGTCCGGCGAAGGAGACACGACCCTCAAAGCTATCTGTTACAAGCCTGGCTCTCTCCAGTTACTCGATCAG AGGAAGCTTCCTTTAGAGACTATTTACTTAGAGATTCGTGATGCTTCAGATGGATG GAGTGCTATTCAGGAAATGGTTGTACGTGGTGCTCCTGCTATAGCTATTGCTGCTGCTCTTTCTTTGGCTGTTGaagttttcaactttcatGGTTTTGATGGATCAGCTTCAGATGCTGTTGCTTTTCTTGAGAACAAGTTGGATTATTTAGTGTCAAG cCGTCCAACAGCAGTTAATCTTGCAGATGCTGCTTTGAAACTTAAACATGTTATAGCAAAGGCCTTGGCTACTGCCACCGAAGCCAAATCCATTTTCAAG GCATATATTGAAGCTAGTGAGGATATGCTTGAAGATGATGTTGTTTCAAACAAAGCTATAGGAAACTTTGGTTTAAGCTTGTTGAGGCAACAAGCCAAGAATCCTGATAAGCTTTCTGTTTTGACCCATTGCAACACTGGCAG CCTTGCTACCGCCGGATATGGTACTGCCCTCGGTGTCATCCGTGCACTCCATACTCAAGGAATCTTAGAAAGAGCATACTGCACAGAAACTCGTCCATTTAATCAA GGATCGAGGCTTACAGCGTTTGAGTTGGTGCATGAGAAAATCCCTGCAACTCTCATTGCAGACTCAGCTGCAGCTGCACTGATGAAAGATGGTCGTGTTGATGGTGTCATCGTTGGAGCTGATCGTGTGGCTTCAAATG GCGATACTGCTAACAAGATTGGGACTTACAGTCTCGCCTTGTGCGCAAAACATCACGGGATCCCATTTTATGTTGCTGCACCTCTTACCTCAGTTGATCTGTCACTTTCATCCGGGAAAGAAATCGTGATAGAGGAAAGATCTCCAAAGGAGTTGATGCACACACACGGAGGACTTGGTGAACGCATTGCAGCACCAGGGATCTCAGTTTGGAACCCAGCTTTTGATATGACTCCAGCAGAGCTGATTGCAGGAATCATAACCGAGAAA GGGGTCATAACAAAGAATGGCAATGATACATTTGACATAAGCAGCTTTGCCAAGAAGATAACAGGAAACTCATCTCGTTGA
- a CDS encoding NagB/RpiA/CoA transferase-like superfamily protein (NagB/RpiA/CoA transferase-like superfamily protein; FUNCTIONS IN: GTP binding, translation initiation factor activity; INVOLVED IN: cellular biosynthetic process, translational initiation, cellular metabolic process; LOCATED IN: endomembrane system, eukaryotic translation initiation factor 2B complex; EXPRESSED IN: 23 plant structures; EXPRESSED DURING: 13 growth stages; CONTAINS InterPro DOMAIN/s: Putative translation initiation factor, aIF-2BI/5-methylthioribose-1-phosphate isomerase (InterPro:IPR005251), Initiation factor 2B related (InterPro:IPR000649), Initiation factor 2B alpha/beta/delta (InterPro:IPR011559); BEST Arabidopsis thaliana protein match is: NagB/RpiA/CoA transferase-like superfamily protein (TAIR:AT3G07300.3); Has 4761 Blast hits to 4761 proteins in 1019 species: Archae - 363; Bacteria - 1753; Metazoa - 515; Fungi - 379; Plants - 224; Viruses - 0; Other Eukaryotes - 1527 (source: NCBI BLink).) gives MEMVVRGAPAIAIAAALSLAVEVFNFHGFDGSASDAVAFLENKLDYLVSSRPTAVNLADAALKLKHVIAKALATATEAKSIFKAYIEASEDMLEDDVVSNKAIGNFGLSLLRQQAKNPDKLSVLTHCNTGSLATAGYGTALGVIRALHTQGILERAYCTETRPFNQGSRLTAFELVHEKIPATLIADSAAAALMKDGRVDGVIVGADRVASNGDTANKIGTYSLALCAKHHGIPFYVAAPLTSVDLSLSSGKEIVIEERSPKELMHTHGGLGERIAAPGISVWNPAFDMTPAELIAGIITEKGVITKNGNDTFDISSFAKKITGNSSR, from the exons ATG GAAATGGTTGTACGTGGTGCTCCTGCTATAGCTATTGCTGCTGCTCTTTCTTTGGCTGTTGaagttttcaactttcatGGTTTTGATGGATCAGCTTCAGATGCTGTTGCTTTTCTTGAGAACAAGTTGGATTATTTAGTGTCAAG cCGTCCAACAGCAGTTAATCTTGCAGATGCTGCTTTGAAACTTAAACATGTTATAGCAAAGGCCTTGGCTACTGCCACCGAAGCCAAATCCATTTTCAAG GCATATATTGAAGCTAGTGAGGATATGCTTGAAGATGATGTTGTTTCAAACAAAGCTATAGGAAACTTTGGTTTAAGCTTGTTGAGGCAACAAGCCAAGAATCCTGATAAGCTTTCTGTTTTGACCCATTGCAACACTGGCAG CCTTGCTACCGCCGGATATGGTACTGCCCTCGGTGTCATCCGTGCACTCCATACTCAAGGAATCTTAGAAAGAGCATACTGCACAGAAACTCGTCCATTTAATCAA GGATCGAGGCTTACAGCGTTTGAGTTGGTGCATGAGAAAATCCCTGCAACTCTCATTGCAGACTCAGCTGCAGCTGCACTGATGAAAGATGGTCGTGTTGATGGTGTCATCGTTGGAGCTGATCGTGTGGCTTCAAATG GCGATACTGCTAACAAGATTGGGACTTACAGTCTCGCCTTGTGCGCAAAACATCACGGGATCCCATTTTATGTTGCTGCACCTCTTACCTCAGTTGATCTGTCACTTTCATCCGGGAAAGAAATCGTGATAGAGGAAAGATCTCCAAAGGAGTTGATGCACACACACGGAGGACTTGGTGAACGCATTGCAGCACCAGGGATCTCAGTTTGGAACCCAGCTTTTGATATGACTCCAGCAGAGCTGATTGCAGGAATCATAACCGAGAAA GGGGTCATAACAAAGAATGGCAATGATACATTTGACATAAGCAGCTTTGCCAAGAAGATAACAGGAAACTCATCTCGTTGA
- a CDS encoding NagB/RpiA/CoA transferase-like superfamily protein (NagB/RpiA/CoA transferase-like superfamily protein; FUNCTIONS IN: GTP binding, translation initiation factor activity; INVOLVED IN: cellular biosynthetic process, translational initiation, cellular metabolic process; LOCATED IN: endomembrane system, eukaryotic translation initiation factor 2B complex; EXPRESSED IN: 23 plant structures; EXPRESSED DURING: 13 growth stages; CONTAINS InterPro DOMAIN/s: Putative translation initiation factor, aIF-2BI/5-methylthioribose-1-phosphate isomerase (InterPro:IPR005251), Initiation factor 2B related (InterPro:IPR000649), Initiation factor 2B alpha/beta/delta (InterPro:IPR011559); BEST Arabidopsis thaliana protein match is: NagB/RpiA/CoA transferase-like superfamily protein (TAIR:AT3G07300.2); Has 35333 Blast hits to 34131 proteins in 2444 species: Archae - 798; Bacteria - 22429; Metazoa - 974; Fungi - 991; Plants - 531; Viruses - 0; Other Eukaryotes - 9610 (source: NCBI BLink).) yields MVVRGAPAIAIAAALSLAVEVFNFHGFDGSASDAVAFLENKLDYLVSSRPTAVNLADAALKLKHVIAKALATATEAKSIFKAYIEASEDMLEDDVVSNKAIGNFGLSLLRQQAKNPDKLSVLTHCNTGSLATAGYGTALGVIRALHTQGILERAYCTETRPFNQGSRLTAFELVHEKIPATLIADSAAAALMKDGRVDGVIVGADRVASNGDTANKIGTYSLALCAKHHGIPFYVAAPLTSVDLSLSSGKEIVIEERSPKELMHTHGGLGERIAAPGISVWNPAFDMTPAELIAGIITEKGVITKNGNDTFDISSFAKKITGNSSR; encoded by the exons ATGGTTGTACGTGGTGCTCCTGCTATAGCTATTGCTGCTGCTCTTTCTTTGGCTGTTGaagttttcaactttcatGGTTTTGATGGATCAGCTTCAGATGCTGTTGCTTTTCTTGAGAACAAGTTGGATTATTTAGTGTCAAG cCGTCCAACAGCAGTTAATCTTGCAGATGCTGCTTTGAAACTTAAACATGTTATAGCAAAGGCCTTGGCTACTGCCACCGAAGCCAAATCCATTTTCAAG GCATATATTGAAGCTAGTGAGGATATGCTTGAAGATGATGTTGTTTCAAACAAAGCTATAGGAAACTTTGGTTTAAGCTTGTTGAGGCAACAAGCCAAGAATCCTGATAAGCTTTCTGTTTTGACCCATTGCAACACTGGCAG CCTTGCTACCGCCGGATATGGTACTGCCCTCGGTGTCATCCGTGCACTCCATACTCAAGGAATCTTAGAAAGAGCATACTGCACAGAAACTCGTCCATTTAATCAA GGATCGAGGCTTACAGCGTTTGAGTTGGTGCATGAGAAAATCCCTGCAACTCTCATTGCAGACTCAGCTGCAGCTGCACTGATGAAAGATGGTCGTGTTGATGGTGTCATCGTTGGAGCTGATCGTGTGGCTTCAAATG GCGATACTGCTAACAAGATTGGGACTTACAGTCTCGCCTTGTGCGCAAAACATCACGGGATCCCATTTTATGTTGCTGCACCTCTTACCTCAGTTGATCTGTCACTTTCATCCGGGAAAGAAATCGTGATAGAGGAAAGATCTCCAAAGGAGTTGATGCACACACACGGAGGACTTGGTGAACGCATTGCAGCACCAGGGATCTCAGTTTGGAACCCAGCTTTTGATATGACTCCAGCAGAGCTGATTGCAGGAATCATAACCGAGAAA GGGGTCATAACAAAGAATGGCAATGATACATTTGACATAAGCAGCTTTGCCAAGAAGATAACAGGAAACTCATCTCGTTGA